A genomic window from Candidatus Pelagisphaera phototrophica includes:
- the sucD gene encoding succinate--CoA ligase subunit alpha, with product MSVLVNKNTRVVFTGITGKSGGFHAKQCMDYGTQVVAGVTPGRGGQLFEGSVPVFNAVTDSVEQAGANTACVFVPPPFAADSILECLDAGIELIIAITEGIPVNDMAKVKKKLLQTNARLIGPNCPGVITPGECKIGIMPGYIHKPGTVGIVSRSGTLTYEAVWQVTSLGYGQSTCIGIGGDPINGTNHTDAIKLFNEDPDTEAIVMIGEIGGDAEENACAYIKEHVKKPVAGFIAGTTAPPGRRMGHAGAIVSGGSGTAEAKIAAMEAAGVAVAKTPSDMGTALLAAWGK from the coding sequence ATGAGCGTACTCGTTAACAAAAACACACGCGTCGTATTCACAGGGATCACCGGCAAATCTGGAGGATTCCACGCTAAACAGTGCATGGACTATGGCACCCAAGTGGTGGCCGGAGTTACCCCAGGCAGGGGAGGGCAATTATTTGAGGGAAGCGTGCCTGTATTCAATGCGGTGACAGATTCGGTGGAACAAGCCGGGGCCAATACCGCTTGCGTATTCGTTCCGCCACCATTCGCGGCGGATTCTATTCTGGAGTGTCTTGATGCGGGGATTGAATTGATCATTGCGATTACGGAAGGTATTCCTGTCAACGACATGGCCAAGGTTAAGAAAAAGTTGCTGCAAACCAATGCCCGACTGATCGGTCCGAACTGTCCGGGCGTTATTACGCCAGGCGAATGCAAGATAGGCATCATGCCTGGCTACATCCACAAGCCGGGCACGGTCGGAATAGTTTCCCGTTCCGGAACGTTGACTTACGAAGCAGTCTGGCAAGTGACCAGTCTTGGCTATGGACAGTCCACTTGCATTGGCATTGGTGGCGATCCCATCAATGGCACGAACCACACCGACGCTATAAAGCTTTTTAATGAAGATCCGGATACCGAAGCCATCGTCATGATTGGCGAGATCGGTGGTGATGCTGAAGAGAACGCATGCGCTTACATAAAGGAGCATGTGAAAAAGCCCGTGGCCGGATTTATCGCTGGCACGACAGCTCCTCCGGGCCGTCGAATGGGCCATGCCGGTGCCATCGTATCAGGTGGAAGCGGAACCGCTGAAGCGAAGATAGCGGCGATGGAAGCGGCCGGCGTGGCAGTTGCTAAGACGCCATCCGACATGGGCACCGCCCTCTTGGCAGCTTGGGGCAAATAG
- a CDS encoding arylsulfatase: MTFKHALSFLFICSIAFADDRPNIVLIMTDDQGYGDLSSMGNTVLDTPHIDSLARQGASVDTFYVSPVCSPTRASLMTGRYNYRTRLVDTFKGRSMMEPEEYTIAEALVESGYKTGIYGKWHLGDNYPMRPTDQGFDESLIHLGGGLGQPSEPRENNRRYTNPILFYNNQPIQTYGYCTDVYFDGAIDFIDESLKAERPFFTYIATNAPHSPYHDVPEALYQKYKSRDLSPILLGNDQDTDTVARVFAMNENIDQNVGKLLAHLERRRIAENTIVIFMVDNGPNTRRYVANSRGKKNEVHDGGIRSPFYIRWPAQLDAGMRVEKVAAHIDVMPTLLEAAQATLPSDHPFDGRSILPLLKGESVNWPDRSLILQIHRGDEPIPLHHIAVREQRWKLVHPTGFSNSSMAPDVPLELYDMVSDPAETKNLFEERPEIANRLIQTYENWFTDVSRTRPDNYVPPRIILGTEYETSTTLSTQDRRETQSGGEWLLQFEGRRQYDVEFLWKETVSDLELELKIDDVLSTLKIESATDTARIHKLSIPSGEASLSARVIKGNKKNNPYHIVLHRR, from the coding sequence ATGACTTTCAAACACGCCCTATCCTTCCTCTTCATTTGCTCGATCGCCTTTGCCGACGACCGGCCAAACATCGTCCTCATCATGACCGACGACCAAGGCTATGGAGATCTGTCCTCCATGGGAAACACTGTGCTCGATACTCCACATATTGACTCGCTCGCTCGCCAGGGAGCCTCGGTAGACACTTTCTATGTCAGCCCGGTTTGCTCTCCCACTCGCGCTTCGCTTATGACGGGTCGATACAACTACCGTACCCGACTGGTGGATACGTTCAAGGGCCGTTCCATGATGGAGCCGGAGGAGTACACGATCGCGGAAGCTTTGGTCGAGTCGGGTTACAAAACCGGAATCTACGGGAAATGGCATCTAGGTGACAACTACCCGATGCGCCCAACGGATCAGGGCTTCGACGAGTCTCTCATTCATCTGGGAGGCGGACTCGGCCAACCTTCCGAGCCCAGAGAGAACAATCGCCGCTACACCAATCCGATACTGTTCTACAACAACCAGCCGATTCAAACCTACGGATATTGCACCGATGTTTATTTTGATGGGGCGATCGACTTTATCGACGAATCCCTCAAAGCGGAGCGCCCCTTCTTCACCTACATCGCAACGAACGCTCCACACAGTCCCTACCACGACGTTCCAGAGGCCCTTTACCAGAAATACAAGAGTCGGGACCTTAGCCCTATCTTGCTCGGCAATGACCAAGACACTGATACGGTTGCCCGCGTGTTCGCGATGAACGAGAACATTGACCAGAATGTCGGCAAGCTTTTAGCCCATCTCGAAAGGCGTCGGATCGCAGAAAATACCATCGTCATCTTTATGGTCGACAACGGCCCCAATACTCGACGTTACGTAGCAAACTCCAGAGGTAAAAAAAACGAGGTGCACGATGGAGGTATTCGTTCGCCTTTCTACATTCGATGGCCTGCCCAACTCGATGCCGGAATGCGGGTCGAAAAAGTCGCGGCCCATATTGACGTCATGCCCACCTTGCTGGAGGCAGCCCAAGCAACTTTGCCCAGCGATCATCCTTTTGACGGAAGGAGCATTCTGCCTCTCCTGAAGGGTGAGTCGGTAAATTGGCCCGATCGCAGCCTGATTTTGCAAATTCATCGAGGCGACGAGCCCATCCCCCTCCATCACATCGCGGTTCGTGAACAACGCTGGAAGCTCGTACACCCAACGGGATTCAGCAATAGCAGCATGGCGCCCGATGTGCCTCTAGAGCTCTACGACATGGTGAGTGATCCCGCTGAAACAAAGAATCTCTTCGAGGAGCGTCCAGAAATCGCCAATCGGCTCATACAAACCTATGAGAACTGGTTTACCGATGTTTCGAGAACACGACCCGATAACTACGTGCCACCGCGTATTATACTGGGAACTGAATACGAGACAAGCACCACTCTGTCTACTCAAGATCGGCGGGAAACCCAAAGCGGCGGGGAGTGGCTCCTGCAATTCGAAGGGCGACGCCAATATGACGTAGAGTTTCTTTGGAAGGAAACCGTCAGCGATCTCGAGTTAGAACTAAAGATTGACGACGTTCTAAGCACCCTAAAGATCGAATCCGCGACAGACACAGCCCGTATCCATAAATTAAGTATCCCATCGGGAGAAGCATCCCTTTCCGCTCGTGTCATCAAAGGGAATAAGAAAAACAATCCCTATCACATTGTTTTGCATCGTCGGTAG
- a CDS encoding DUF1573 domain-containing protein — METIRISISIVAAISSLAIGQTLAAAGSFAWEQTNISVDADFGQKEVNAYYVFTNNSDRAITISKTSASCGCTVPSLEKDTYAPGESGKLLATFDIGNRVGKQHKEITVETQENGESQSYVLTLDVDIPQLIELKRRALLWRVGEEPGTKDCEIVIHSSWPMAIDDVVIKNNQKEESMFIFEIEEIEPRHKYLLKITPKSLDAKVRETCYLASPDDKEKSLRNFPIYAWIR; from the coding sequence ATGGAAACCATACGAATTTCGATCTCTATAGTGGCGGCAATTTCCTCATTGGCCATTGGCCAAACACTCGCCGCTGCCGGCTCTTTCGCTTGGGAGCAGACAAATATCTCGGTGGACGCCGACTTTGGGCAAAAGGAGGTCAACGCCTACTACGTTTTCACCAACAACAGTGACCGAGCGATTACGATTTCAAAAACCAGTGCGTCCTGCGGCTGCACCGTTCCCTCGCTGGAAAAAGACACCTACGCTCCGGGAGAGTCAGGCAAGCTCCTCGCAACCTTCGATATTGGCAACCGAGTCGGAAAGCAGCATAAGGAAATCACCGTCGAAACACAGGAGAATGGGGAAAGCCAATCCTATGTGCTCACGCTGGACGTCGACATTCCTCAGCTTATCGAACTCAAACGCCGCGCACTGCTATGGAGAGTCGGCGAAGAACCAGGAACCAAAGACTGCGAGATCGTAATCCACTCAAGCTGGCCCATGGCGATCGATGACGTCGTTATCAAGAACAACCAAAAGGAAGAATCGATGTTCATCTTTGAGATCGAAGAGATCGAACCCCGTCATAAGTACCTTCTCAAGATCACCCCCAAAAGCCTAGATGCGAAAGTCCGCGAGACCTGCTACCTCGCCAGTCCTGACGACAAAGAGAAAAGCCTCCGCAACTTCCCCATCTACGCCTGGATTCGGTAG
- a CDS encoding alpha/beta hydrolase, with protein sequence MNGYSFSPRFIRWLILGLISQACAFAAPTILKDIEYARPNGYPLLLDLYLPERAQDESVPVVLWVHGGGWKNGSKEKAKAAWLAEEGYAVVSINYRLTDVAQWPAQIDDCREAVRWARRNSSVFGFDLDRIGTWGSSAGGHLVALMGTLPYPENESVSSRVQAVCDWFGPTELLTMPPNNVGEGRTEEDVANSNGAKLLGCTVKDCPELARQASAYDNVSKDDAPFLIMHGDEDPGVPIQQSIQFYDRLRKTGVPVQYEVVEGAGHGGKLFDTPEVKAIVRAFFYQYLKRR encoded by the coding sequence ATGAACGGTTATTCTTTTTCCCCAAGATTCATTCGGTGGCTCATTCTAGGCTTGATTTCACAGGCATGCGCATTTGCGGCTCCGACGATTCTTAAAGATATCGAGTATGCCCGGCCGAATGGCTATCCGCTGCTGCTTGATCTCTATCTGCCAGAGCGAGCGCAGGATGAGAGTGTCCCGGTTGTATTGTGGGTACACGGAGGTGGCTGGAAGAATGGGAGTAAAGAGAAAGCCAAAGCCGCCTGGCTCGCAGAAGAGGGCTACGCCGTTGTCAGTATCAACTATCGCCTTACCGATGTGGCACAGTGGCCTGCTCAAATAGACGATTGCCGGGAAGCGGTGCGATGGGCGCGACGGAATTCGAGCGTGTTTGGCTTTGATTTGGACCGAATTGGAACTTGGGGCTCTTCGGCTGGGGGACACTTGGTGGCATTGATGGGTACTCTGCCGTATCCGGAAAACGAATCCGTTTCGAGTCGCGTGCAAGCTGTCTGTGACTGGTTTGGGCCGACAGAGTTATTGACGATGCCGCCCAACAATGTTGGCGAAGGTCGGACGGAGGAAGATGTTGCGAATTCTAATGGAGCGAAGTTACTAGGCTGCACCGTCAAGGACTGTCCCGAGCTCGCTAGGCAGGCCAGTGCCTATGACAATGTTTCTAAGGACGACGCCCCTTTTCTTATAATGCATGGCGACGAAGATCCAGGAGTACCCATCCAGCAGAGTATCCAGTTTTACGACCGTCTACGGAAGACGGGAGTGCCCGTGCAATACGAAGTGGTGGAAGGTGCGGGACATGGGGGAAAGCTTTTTGATACGCCGGAAGTTAAAGCAATAGTACGGGCGTTTTTCTATCAATATTTGAAACGCAGGTAA
- a CDS encoding class I SAM-dependent methyltransferase, with the protein MDRDYWNRISKNYEREVLSVFDNDLQGVVEEKIAAAGVAYPRGRAVDVGCGIGRFTPLLSEMFCEVDACDFTSVGLKKAKARCRSKKNVRFYELDITKDSFPFKTVDFVFCVNVLIMPSLDSRMRAWWNVSNQVVSNGTLLLVVPSYESFQMEYYHRVLARIGDGESTGSAVKNCIDEKATAADMRLGVLQLDGVRTKHYLKDEVETMVRARHFEIVEVRKVKYRPQCDSKFATWDWLVEARRN; encoded by the coding sequence ATGGATCGCGATTACTGGAACAGGATCTCTAAGAACTACGAACGCGAAGTATTGAGCGTATTCGATAATGATTTACAAGGAGTCGTTGAAGAAAAAATCGCTGCAGCGGGGGTCGCCTATCCAAGAGGTCGTGCGGTTGATGTGGGTTGTGGCATTGGTAGGTTTACCCCCTTGCTATCCGAGATGTTTTGTGAGGTAGACGCCTGCGATTTTACGTCCGTGGGTTTGAAAAAAGCCAAGGCGCGTTGTCGCTCAAAGAAGAATGTTCGTTTCTACGAGCTGGATATTACAAAGGACTCCTTTCCTTTTAAAACGGTTGATTTCGTGTTTTGCGTGAATGTGCTGATTATGCCATCGCTCGATTCGCGAATGCGGGCTTGGTGGAATGTATCGAATCAGGTTGTGTCAAATGGCACGCTACTTCTGGTGGTTCCGTCCTATGAGTCTTTTCAAATGGAATATTACCATAGAGTGCTTGCCCGCATTGGCGATGGTGAATCAACAGGCAGTGCGGTAAAAAATTGTATAGATGAAAAGGCTACCGCCGCTGACATGCGCTTGGGGGTGCTGCAGTTAGATGGCGTTAGGACAAAACATTACTTGAAAGATGAGGTCGAAACGATGGTTCGGGCACGGCACTTTGAAATCGTTGAAGTGAGGAAGGTCAAGTATCGGCCTCAATGCGATTCGAAATTCGCAACGTGGGACTGGCTGGTAGAGGCGAGGCGAAATTAG
- a CDS encoding PQQ-binding-like beta-propeller repeat protein, which translates to MRRHTFFKYLLALVIISVVAPVATASNLEDSEKWKQFRGNNATAIASGQKVPVNLGKETLRWSVNLSGRGSSSPVIWGERLFVTSEDREAGQVELYCLNAKSGKELWSKKISTGTYHVHNFNNLASGTPCVTEKHVVLGWYDTSTTHAMVTAFSHDGDSLWTRDLGKFDSQHGVSFNPIAMDDRVVVGNLHMGGGTVVAYCLEDGSLLWSHSNPLGAKTSYSAPLIRELQGSDAKEVVLVGELFGMVGVDFETGKENWSLPDAFNHRTITSPIILKDDPASGEVLVAAGNKNNVYFAVRMPQFSSGERVSEAEKVWSMESRAPYVPTPVVVGDVVYALHDGGTLSALDVSTGELRWKGKLLGNFYASPVLIDEKLYCLSREGDMWVVETGDEFKQLKTSSLNPPEDVTFCDATPAVAHNRLYVRLGSRLDCY; encoded by the coding sequence ATGAGACGGCATACCTTTTTTAAATACCTGCTTGCCCTAGTCATTATTAGCGTTGTGGCACCGGTTGCGACGGCTTCGAATTTGGAAGATTCTGAAAAGTGGAAGCAATTCCGCGGAAACAACGCAACCGCGATTGCCTCGGGACAGAAGGTTCCGGTGAACTTGGGCAAGGAGACACTTAGGTGGTCGGTCAATCTCTCGGGTCGGGGCTCAAGCTCTCCCGTTATTTGGGGAGAGCGACTGTTTGTGACTTCTGAGGATCGGGAAGCGGGACAGGTCGAGCTCTATTGTCTGAATGCCAAATCGGGGAAGGAGCTTTGGTCCAAGAAGATTTCGACGGGGACCTACCATGTTCACAATTTCAACAATCTCGCATCTGGGACTCCCTGCGTGACAGAAAAGCATGTGGTCTTGGGCTGGTATGATACGTCAACCACCCACGCGATGGTGACCGCTTTTTCGCACGATGGAGATTCTTTGTGGACTCGGGATCTGGGCAAGTTCGACAGCCAGCATGGGGTGAGCTTTAATCCTATCGCGATGGACGATCGAGTCGTTGTCGGAAATTTACACATGGGAGGAGGGACGGTCGTAGCTTATTGCCTGGAGGATGGATCGTTGTTGTGGAGCCATTCAAATCCCTTAGGTGCGAAAACATCTTACTCAGCACCTCTGATTCGGGAGTTGCAGGGTTCGGATGCCAAGGAGGTCGTTCTTGTAGGTGAGCTTTTTGGCATGGTTGGAGTGGATTTTGAAACGGGCAAAGAGAACTGGAGTTTGCCGGATGCCTTCAACCATAGGACGATAACGTCGCCGATTATCTTGAAAGACGATCCCGCATCGGGAGAGGTTCTCGTGGCGGCAGGAAACAAGAACAACGTCTATTTTGCGGTGAGAATGCCTCAGTTTTCGAGCGGAGAAAGAGTATCCGAGGCTGAAAAAGTATGGTCGATGGAAAGCCGGGCCCCTTATGTCCCCACGCCGGTCGTTGTGGGTGACGTCGTTTACGCTTTGCACGATGGCGGGACTCTTTCTGCCCTCGACGTCTCAACGGGTGAGTTACGCTGGAAAGGCAAGCTTCTAGGCAATTTTTATGCTTCTCCTGTTCTGATTGATGAGAAGTTGTACTGTCTTTCTCGCGAAGGTGACATGTGGGTTGTGGAAACGGGCGATGAGTTCAAACAGCTCAAAACATCCAGCTTGAATCCACCCGAAGACGTTACTTTCTGCGACGCGACTCCGGCAGTGGCGCATAATCGCTTGTATGTGCGGCTAGGATCCCGTTTGGATTGCTACTAA
- the sucC gene encoding ADP-forming succinate--CoA ligase subunit beta, with protein MNIHEYQAKELFEKYGIPCPKGHATDSKEEFESCIDRLGDGLIVVKSQIHAGGRGKGTFTDGFQGGVKLAKSKEEALDFANRMLNNTLVTIQTGSAGREVQTVYFTEGADIDKEYYLAILMDRATSAPVVVASTEGGVEIEKVAEETPEKIFKAFIDPTIGLQPHQARNIAFKLGFEGKQAGECAKLIFNLYKMFWDKDADMVEVNPMISTPEGGVMALDAKVSFDSNALYRHKDIMAYRDLNEEDPKEIEASKYDLNYIALDGNIACLVNGAGLAMATMDIINHCGGEAANFLDVGGGATAEQVTAAFKIILSDPKVEGILVNIFGGIMQCDVIAQGVIEAAKAVELDKPLVVRLEGTNVNEGKKLLADSGIEITSADSLADAAQKIVDIVAKN; from the coding sequence ATGAACATTCACGAATACCAAGCGAAAGAACTATTTGAAAAGTACGGCATCCCTTGCCCGAAAGGACATGCGACCGATTCGAAGGAGGAATTCGAGTCATGCATCGACCGGCTCGGCGATGGATTGATCGTTGTTAAGTCCCAGATTCATGCGGGTGGCCGGGGAAAAGGGACGTTCACCGATGGTTTTCAAGGCGGGGTCAAGTTGGCGAAGTCCAAAGAAGAGGCCCTCGATTTTGCCAATCGAATGCTCAATAACACCTTGGTAACGATTCAAACCGGTTCAGCCGGTCGAGAAGTGCAGACCGTCTATTTTACGGAGGGAGCGGACATCGACAAGGAGTACTACCTGGCAATTTTGATGGACCGGGCGACTTCCGCCCCCGTGGTCGTTGCGTCTACCGAAGGGGGCGTCGAAATTGAAAAAGTCGCCGAAGAGACTCCGGAAAAGATTTTTAAAGCCTTTATTGACCCAACGATTGGACTACAGCCACACCAGGCACGAAACATCGCGTTCAAGCTGGGCTTCGAAGGAAAACAGGCGGGCGAATGTGCCAAGCTGATTTTCAACCTCTATAAAATGTTTTGGGATAAGGATGCTGATATGGTGGAAGTGAATCCCATGATCAGCACGCCCGAAGGTGGAGTCATGGCCTTGGACGCGAAAGTGAGCTTCGATTCAAACGCACTTTACCGTCATAAAGATATCATGGCGTATCGGGATTTGAACGAAGAGGACCCGAAGGAAATCGAAGCCTCGAAGTACGACCTCAACTACATCGCGCTAGACGGAAACATTGCCTGTCTCGTTAATGGGGCCGGTTTGGCTATGGCGACCATGGATATTATCAACCACTGCGGAGGGGAAGCGGCCAACTTCCTTGACGTCGGTGGAGGAGCCACCGCAGAGCAGGTAACCGCCGCTTTCAAAATCATCCTCAGCGACCCGAAAGTCGAAGGGATTTTGGTTAATATATTCGGGGGAATCATGCAGTGCGATGTAATCGCGCAGGGGGTAATCGAAGCCGCTAAGGCAGTAGAGCTGGATAAACCACTAGTCGTCCGCCTTGAAGGAACAAACGTTAACGAGGGGAAAAAGCTTCTGGCGGATAGCGGAATCGAAATCACTTCTGCTGATAGTCTCGCAGATGCGGCCCAAAAGATTGTCGACATCGTAGCAAAGAATTAA
- the rph gene encoding ribonuclease PH has translation MTAFSRPDGREKDVLRPISFEANFAPNATGSVLVSFGNTKVICGASLEKKVPSWMRAQNVAGGWLTAEYSMLPYSTHDRKQRDSSKGRLDGRSVEIQRLIGRSLRAIVDLKKLPGYTLWVDCDVLQADGGTRTASITGAYLAARLAVETLIEDKKLKENPFSDSIAAISVGIYEGHPVLDLPYLEDRDASVDFNVVKTGSGDYVEIQGTGEEATFSEVELAALLGLATKGCKEISTLQTTFLSQQLLKGLAG, from the coding sequence ATGACTGCATTCTCCCGACCGGATGGTAGAGAAAAGGACGTGCTTCGGCCGATTTCTTTTGAGGCGAACTTCGCTCCGAACGCGACCGGATCTGTCCTGGTTTCCTTTGGTAACACGAAGGTGATTTGTGGAGCTTCGCTTGAAAAGAAGGTTCCTAGCTGGATGCGGGCTCAGAATGTAGCAGGAGGATGGCTGACCGCAGAGTATTCAATGCTGCCTTACAGTACTCACGACCGGAAGCAGCGTGATTCGTCAAAAGGGCGTCTAGACGGGCGTTCGGTGGAGATCCAGCGCTTGATTGGACGCTCCTTAAGGGCGATTGTGGATTTGAAAAAGCTCCCGGGCTACACGCTTTGGGTCGATTGCGATGTATTGCAAGCCGACGGAGGGACCCGAACCGCATCGATCACAGGAGCCTATCTAGCGGCCCGATTGGCGGTGGAGACCTTGATCGAGGATAAAAAGCTTAAGGAGAATCCTTTTAGCGATTCGATCGCGGCCATAAGTGTGGGGATCTACGAAGGCCATCCTGTGCTCGATCTTCCCTACTTAGAGGACCGGGACGCCAGCGTGGACTTCAATGTGGTTAAGACAGGTAGTGGCGATTATGTCGAAATCCAAGGCACGGGCGAAGAAGCGACTTTTTCGGAAGTCGAGCTTGCGGCCCTCCTCGGATTGGCCACCAAAGGATGTAAGGAAATTTCGACTCTCCAAACCACTTTTCTTTCTCAGCAATTGCTCAAAGGGTTAGCGGGTTAG